A genomic window from Nitrospira sp. includes:
- the rpsH gene encoding 30S ribosomal protein S8 gives MITDPIADLLVRLGNAARRRQDVVKIPVSKVKRQILNILGREGFIQGFDEQKENGHPMFSVQLRYVDEARPMITGMRRVSKPGRRVYVGREDVPKVRNGIGLAVISTSKGLMTDADSRKAGLGGEVLCSVW, from the coding sequence ATGATAACTGATCCGATTGCTGATTTGCTGGTGCGTCTTGGGAATGCCGCTCGTCGACGCCAGGATGTCGTCAAAATCCCAGTTTCAAAGGTCAAGCGGCAAATTCTGAATATCCTTGGGCGGGAAGGTTTCATTCAAGGATTCGATGAGCAAAAGGAGAACGGGCACCCAATGTTCTCCGTTCAACTTCGCTACGTTGACGAAGCGAGACCGATGATCACGGGTATGCGACGAGTCAGCAAGCCGGGGCGTCGTGTTTACGTTGGGCGAGAGGACGTCCCAAAGGTCAGGAATGGCATCGGTCTGGCCGTCATCTCGACATCAAAGGGTCTGATGACGGATGCGGATTCCAGAAAGGCCGGATTGGGCGGGGAAGTACTTTGTTCTGTGTGGTGA
- the rplO gene encoding 50S ribosomal protein L15 has protein sequence MKLHDLAPSRGAKHKRKRIGRGPGSGHGKTATKGHKGLKARSGGGKRPGFEGGQMPLIRRVPKYGFTNQFRTEYTIINLKSLAGLETTEAITPQLLMNEGLVRRKGELIKILAQGELTKPLVIQAHKFSKSAEAKIQAAGGRAEVIPCV, from the coding sequence ATGAAGTTGCATGATCTTGCTCCCTCTCGCGGAGCGAAACACAAGCGAAAGCGAATCGGACGTGGCCCAGGCTCGGGTCATGGGAAGACGGCCACTAAGGGGCATAAAGGGTTAAAGGCCAGGTCTGGCGGTGGAAAGCGCCCCGGCTTTGAAGGTGGCCAAATGCCCTTGATCCGTCGGGTTCCCAAATATGGATTCACGAATCAATTTCGAACTGAATACACGATCATCAACTTAAAAAGCTTGGCTGGTCTCGAAACGACCGAAGCTATTACGCCCCAACTCTTGATGAATGAAGGCCTTGTTCGACGCAAAGGAGAGCTGATTAAGATCCTGGCTCAAGGTGAGCTGACCAAGCCACTGGTGATCCAGGCTCATAAATTCAGCAAATCAGCGGAGGCAAAGATTCAGGCAGCCGGGGGGAGGGCCGAGGTCATTCCCTGTGTTTGA
- the rplF gene encoding 50S ribosomal protein L6, whose protein sequence is MSRIGRKPISVPAGVDVKVAGRLVSVKGPMGKLDWKLTDGLSVAVNDGHLVVNRAGDARDLRAMHGLVRAELSNIVQGVTKGYEKALEITGVGYKAQLQGREMSFNVGYINPVTYTVPQGIDVKVDKQTLISIRGIDKRLVGQVAANIRSIKPPDVYKQKGIRYAGEVLRKKAGKTGK, encoded by the coding sequence ATGTCGAGGATTGGACGGAAACCAATTTCAGTGCCAGCGGGGGTGGATGTTAAAGTCGCCGGTCGTCTGGTGTCGGTCAAAGGGCCAATGGGCAAGCTGGACTGGAAGTTGACCGACGGATTAAGTGTTGCCGTGAATGATGGACATCTTGTCGTGAACCGAGCGGGAGATGCCCGAGATCTCCGTGCGATGCATGGCTTGGTTCGTGCTGAGCTGAGCAATATCGTTCAAGGGGTGACAAAGGGCTACGAAAAAGCCTTAGAGATAACTGGTGTCGGATACAAGGCTCAGCTCCAGGGTAGAGAGATGAGCTTCAACGTTGGCTACATCAATCCTGTGACCTACACGGTTCCTCAGGGAATTGATGTCAAAGTCGACAAGCAGACCTTGATTTCTATCCGCGGCATAGATAAGCGTCTCGTAGGACAGGTCGCGGCAAATATTCGATCCATTAAACCTCCCGACGTATACAAGCAAAAGGGCATTCGTTACGCTGGTGAGGTATTGAGAAAGAAGGCCGGCAAAACCGGCAAGTAG
- the rpsS gene encoding 30S ribosomal protein S19 has product MPRSITKGPFVDDHLLKKVEQMNQTKDRKLIKTWSRRSTVIPDMIGHTFAVHNGKKFIPVFVTENMVGHKLGEFSPTRFFKGHGQAKTEKAVALK; this is encoded by the coding sequence ATGCCTCGTTCAATTACTAAGGGCCCGTTCGTCGACGATCATCTGTTAAAAAAGGTAGAGCAGATGAATCAAACCAAGGACCGCAAGTTAATCAAGACCTGGTCTCGGCGGTCCACCGTGATCCCGGACATGATTGGTCACACGTTTGCGGTGCATAACGGGAAGAAATTTATTCCTGTATTTGTCACGGAAAACATGGTCGGCCATAAACTTGGTGAGTTCTCGCCGACTAGATTTTTTAAAGGGCACGGACAGGCGAAGACAGAAAAGGCAGTGGCACTAAAGTAA
- the rplP gene encoding 50S ribosomal protein L16, producing the protein MLAPKKVKFRKMQKGRMRGKAYRGGAITLGEFGLKALEPGWVTSRQIEAARIAITRFVKRGGQVWTRIFPDKPITKKPAETRMGKGKGNPEYWVAVVKPGRIMYEMSGVAPDIAKQALRLASYKLPIATKFVIRGEFQ; encoded by the coding sequence GTGTTAGCGCCAAAGAAAGTCAAGTTTAGAAAAATGCAGAAGGGCCGAATGCGAGGGAAAGCCTATCGCGGCGGAGCTATTACGTTGGGTGAATTCGGATTGAAAGCGCTTGAGCCAGGTTGGGTCACGAGCCGTCAAATTGAAGCTGCTCGTATTGCCATCACGCGATTCGTGAAACGTGGCGGGCAAGTGTGGACAAGAATTTTTCCTGACAAGCCCATTACGAAGAAGCCGGCAGAAACTCGTATGGGTAAAGGTAAGGGCAATCCCGAGTATTGGGTAGCTGTCGTGAAGCCTGGCCGCATTATGTACGAGATGAGCGGCGTGGCTCCGGACATTGCGAAGCAAGCCTTGCGGTTAGCTTCGTACAAGCTACCGATTGCGACGAAGTTCGTGATCCGTGGTGAATTTCAGTAA
- the rpmD gene encoding 50S ribosomal protein L30 has translation MTTEKKSASSQQSLRITLKRSPIGTPYKHRLVLRGLGLRKLNATVLRPASDQVKGMIAKVGYLLEVSPQ, from the coding sequence ATGACTACTGAAAAGAAATCAGCAAGCTCTCAACAGAGCCTACGAATTACCCTGAAGCGAAGCCCCATTGGTACGCCGTACAAGCATCGGCTCGTATTGAGGGGCTTAGGGCTGAGAAAACTCAACGCCACGGTGCTGAGACCTGCCAGTGATCAAGTCAAAGGTATGATCGCGAAGGTCGGCTATTTACTGGAAGTGAGTCCCCAATGA
- the rpsE gene encoding 30S ribosomal protein S5, protein MRVNPEELSLKDKVVFINRVAKVVKGGKRFNFCALVVVGDGQGYVGVGKGKAAEVPVAISKAVEQAKKHLVKVPIKAGTIPHEVHGLFGAEHVLLKPAADGTGIIAGGAVRAVVELAGAHNIIAKTLGRGNPFNAVRATLNGLQQLCDPQEVMRLRRTVGSDAQVHV, encoded by the coding sequence GTGCGAGTGAATCCCGAAGAATTAAGCTTAAAAGACAAAGTGGTATTCATCAACCGCGTCGCAAAGGTTGTGAAGGGCGGAAAGCGCTTCAACTTTTGCGCCCTGGTCGTCGTGGGGGACGGGCAAGGGTATGTCGGAGTCGGCAAAGGAAAGGCGGCCGAGGTCCCGGTAGCCATTTCCAAGGCCGTCGAGCAGGCCAAGAAGCACTTGGTCAAGGTGCCGATCAAGGCGGGAACCATTCCTCACGAAGTGCACGGCCTTTTTGGCGCCGAACATGTTTTGTTAAAGCCGGCTGCGGATGGTACCGGGATCATTGCCGGTGGCGCCGTTCGTGCTGTGGTCGAATTGGCCGGGGCTCACAATATTATCGCCAAAACCCTTGGGCGGGGAAACCCCTTCAACGCAGTGAGGGCGACCCTTAATGGACTGCAACAGCTGTGTGATCCACAGGAAGTGATGCGACTCCGACGCACGGTTGGCAGCGATGCGCAGGTGCACGTCTAA
- the rpmC gene encoding 50S ribosomal protein L29, with protein sequence MDVKDLSALSVEELVQKEKQLRQELFNFRFQLGIGRLENPMQVRSTKRDIARVKTVRRQLELLQEQTGHAVVK encoded by the coding sequence ATGGATGTGAAAGATCTCAGTGCGCTCTCTGTTGAAGAGTTAGTACAAAAAGAAAAACAGCTGCGACAAGAGCTCTTTAATTTTCGATTTCAGCTTGGCATTGGCCGCCTTGAAAATCCGATGCAAGTGCGCTCGACCAAGCGCGATATTGCCCGGGTGAAGACGGTCAGACGTCAACTGGAACTGTTGCAGGAGCAGACCGGTCACGCGGTCGTGAAGTAA
- a CDS encoding type Z 30S ribosomal protein S14 — protein sequence MSRLALKNKAAVKSKFSCRDYHRCGICGRVRGFLRRFRMCRICFRFLSLKGEIPGVRKSSW from the coding sequence GTGTCAAGATTAGCGCTGAAGAATAAAGCGGCCGTAAAATCAAAGTTTTCTTGTCGCGATTATCATCGATGTGGCATTTGCGGCAGGGTAAGAGGGTTTTTGCGTCGCTTTCGCATGTGCCGTATTTGTTTCAGATTCTTGAGCCTCAAGGGTGAGATTCCTGGGGTGCGTAAGTCAAGTTGGTAA
- the rplV gene encoding 50S ribosomal protein L22 — protein sequence MAEAKANLRFVRVTPRKARVVIDMIRGQQVPMALAMLRHTPKHAARVIEKLLRSAVANAEQKELGDSDEMWVSQAVVNCGPIYKRFRARSMGRANSIQKRTSHITIAVAAPSTAQNS from the coding sequence ATGGCAGAAGCAAAAGCAAATTTACGGTTCGTCAGAGTAACACCACGAAAAGCTCGTGTGGTGATCGATATGATTCGTGGACAACAGGTTCCCATGGCTCTGGCTATGTTGCGGCACACCCCGAAGCATGCGGCTCGGGTGATCGAGAAACTGTTGCGGTCTGCGGTCGCCAATGCCGAGCAAAAAGAATTGGGCGATAGTGATGAGATGTGGGTTTCCCAGGCCGTCGTGAATTGCGGCCCGATTTATAAGCGCTTTCGGGCGCGATCAATGGGGCGTGCGAATTCGATTCAAAAGCGTACCAGCCATATTACGATCGCCGTAGCCGCTCCGAGCACCGCTCAGAATAGCTAA
- the rpsQ gene encoding 30S ribosomal protein S17 yields MKEGQEHRRQWYGNVVSNKMNKTVVVAVERSVIHPVYKKVLRRVTKLKAHDEGNACKVGDRVQLSETRPISKDKHWRVVRVMVKGQPEK; encoded by the coding sequence ATGAAGGAAGGTCAAGAACATCGACGTCAGTGGTATGGGAATGTCGTCAGCAACAAGATGAATAAGACCGTCGTTGTTGCCGTTGAACGCTCTGTCATTCATCCCGTGTACAAGAAAGTTCTCCGCCGGGTCACGAAACTGAAGGCCCATGATGAGGGAAATGCGTGTAAGGTAGGGGATCGGGTGCAGTTAAGCGAAACACGCCCCATCAGTAAGGATAAGCATTGGCGCGTGGTTCGCGTCATGGTCAAGGGCCAACCGGAAAAGTAA
- a CDS encoding 50S ribosomal protein L18: protein MNTQEKNRKLARRKQRVRKSVAGTTDRPRLNVFRSRAHIYAQIIDDLRGHTVAAASTLDESLRKSVKSTGGIEGAKAVGKLIAERAKAAKVSTVVFDRGGRLYHGRVKALADASREGGLQF from the coding sequence ATGAATACTCAAGAGAAAAATAGAAAATTAGCCCGTCGCAAACAGCGGGTTCGAAAATCCGTAGCTGGTACGACCGATCGCCCTCGGCTCAACGTGTTTCGGAGCCGTGCCCATATCTATGCGCAAATTATCGACGATCTCCGCGGTCATACCGTGGCCGCTGCCTCGACGCTTGACGAGTCACTCCGGAAATCAGTGAAATCGACGGGTGGAATTGAAGGGGCCAAGGCGGTTGGTAAGCTGATTGCCGAACGCGCAAAGGCGGCGAAGGTTTCGACCGTCGTCTTTGATCGTGGCGGACGCCTCTATCATGGACGCGTAAAGGCTCTGGCCGATGCCTCTCGTGAAGGGGGCCTGCAGTTTTAG
- the rplN gene encoding 50S ribosomal protein L14, producing the protein MIQNYTYMDVADNSGAKQVMCFHVLGGTRRRYGSLGDIVVVAVKEAIPQAGVKKGDVSRAVIVRTTKEVRRDDGSYIKFDRNACVLINAQGEPVGTRIFGPVARELRWKKFMKIISLAPEVL; encoded by the coding sequence ATGATTCAGAATTACACATACATGGATGTGGCCGATAATTCCGGCGCGAAGCAAGTCATGTGTTTTCACGTTCTCGGCGGGACCAGGCGTCGATATGGATCGCTGGGAGACATCGTGGTAGTGGCAGTGAAAGAGGCCATCCCTCAGGCTGGCGTGAAGAAGGGTGATGTGAGTCGGGCCGTCATCGTACGTACGACCAAAGAGGTCCGGCGTGACGATGGTTCTTACATCAAGTTTGACCGCAACGCCTGTGTCTTGATTAACGCCCAAGGGGAGCCTGTGGGTACACGTATTTTCGGCCCGGTGGCTCGTGAGCTTCGTTGGAAGAAGTTCATGAAAATTATTTCGCTTGCGCCGGAAGTCTTGTAG
- the rpsC gene encoding 30S ribosomal protein S3, translating into MGQKTHPIGYRIGYNYTWSSRWYADKDYARLLHQDIKIRKMVKAKLYHAGVAKVEIERSGDQTRVIIHTARPGIIIGRKGAEVDKLKAALEKEYSGQAYITVKEIKKPELDAQLVSENVATQLEKRVAFRRAMKRSVQSALRLGAQGIKIMVAGRLGGAEIARTEWYREGRVPLHTLRAEVDYGFAEAHTTMGQIGVKTWIYKGEMLPALQLKPDAALGRLG; encoded by the coding sequence ATGGGTCAGAAGACACATCCAATTGGTTACCGCATCGGCTACAACTATACCTGGAGCTCGCGTTGGTACGCCGACAAAGACTACGCCAGACTGCTGCATCAGGACATCAAGATCAGGAAAATGGTCAAGGCGAAACTCTACCATGCTGGCGTGGCCAAGGTAGAAATTGAGCGATCCGGTGATCAGACCAGAGTGATTATTCATACTGCTCGGCCGGGGATCATCATTGGGAGAAAAGGCGCTGAGGTCGACAAGCTTAAGGCTGCCTTAGAGAAGGAATATTCAGGGCAAGCGTACATTACCGTGAAAGAGATCAAGAAGCCGGAATTGGACGCACAATTGGTCAGTGAAAATGTCGCCACTCAATTGGAAAAGCGAGTCGCATTTCGCCGTGCAATGAAGCGAAGTGTGCAGTCGGCCCTCAGGCTTGGCGCACAAGGTATCAAGATTATGGTGGCTGGGCGATTAGGCGGGGCCGAAATCGCGAGAACCGAATGGTACCGCGAAGGTCGTGTCCCCCTTCATACTCTTCGAGCCGAAGTCGACTACGGGTTTGCGGAGGCGCATACCACCATGGGGCAGATCGGGGTCAAGACCTGGATCTACAAAGGTGAAATGTTGCCCGCACTGCAATTGAAGCCAGATGCCGCACTTGGGCGGCTAGGCTAA
- a CDS encoding 50S ribosomal protein L24: MARIKTKIRKGDTVVVTTGRERGKSGKVLSVDTVNGKVLVEKLNMIKRHTKPNQNLRQGGILEREAPLAISNVMFLCPVTKKPTRLGIRRQEDGRRIRLSKKSKETVE; encoded by the coding sequence ATGGCACGAATCAAAACAAAAATTCGCAAGGGCGACACTGTGGTGGTGACGACCGGGCGTGAGCGGGGAAAATCCGGCAAAGTTCTGTCGGTAGATACGGTGAACGGAAAGGTTCTCGTAGAAAAGCTCAACATGATCAAGCGTCACACGAAGCCGAATCAGAACTTGCGGCAGGGTGGAATTCTTGAGCGTGAGGCCCCTCTCGCCATTTCAAATGTCATGTTTTTGTGTCCAGTGACGAAGAAGCCGACTCGCCTTGGGATTAGACGCCAGGAAGATGGGCGTCGGATCAGGCTGAGTAAGAAATCAAAAGAAACTGTCGAATAG
- the rplE gene encoding 50S ribosomal protein L5, giving the protein MKEFAYGNLMQVPRLDRIVLNVGMGEAIQNVKLLESAANELGIITGQKPVTTRAKKAIAGFKLRQGMPIGAKVTLRSRRMWEFLDRLITLALPRIRDFRGISPKAFDGRGNYTLGLKEQLIFPEIEYDSVASIHGMDITIVTTAQTNDEGKALLKHLGMPFRT; this is encoded by the coding sequence ATGAAGGAATTTGCTTATGGGAATTTGATGCAAGTTCCCCGGCTCGACCGCATCGTGCTCAATGTCGGCATGGGCGAAGCCATCCAAAACGTGAAATTGCTCGAGAGTGCGGCGAACGAGCTGGGTATTATCACCGGCCAAAAACCTGTAACCACAAGAGCCAAGAAGGCGATTGCTGGTTTTAAATTACGGCAGGGTATGCCGATTGGCGCCAAAGTTACGCTGCGTAGCCGAAGAATGTGGGAGTTCCTAGACAGGTTGATTACTCTCGCTCTCCCGCGTATTCGAGACTTCCGCGGGATTTCTCCAAAGGCGTTCGACGGGCGCGGGAACTACACCTTGGGATTGAAAGAGCAATTGATTTTTCCGGAGATCGAGTACGACAGTGTGGCCTCCATTCACGGAATGGACATTACCATCGTGACCACAGCGCAAACGAACGATGAGGGCAAAGCACTGTTGAAACACCTTGGGATGCCGTTTCGGACCTAA
- the rplB gene encoding 50S ribosomal protein L2, whose translation MSLKVYKPTSPGRRGMTALQDEQISKKKPEKALTGFHLRTGGRNNDGRQTIRFRGGGHKRLYRQIDFRRDKSGIPAKVAAIEYDPNRSSRIALLHYVDGEKRYILAPVGLSVGDMVQSGDGAEVRPGNALPLISMPLGTTIHNIELKPGKGGQLIRSAGGSAQVMGRDGAYVQIRLKSGEMRKILSTCMATVGQVGNVDHENVIVGKAGRSRWKGKRPHVRGVVMNPVDHPHGGGEGKSGQGNPHPVSPWGTPTKGYKTRKNKATDKFIIARRKK comes from the coding sequence ATGTCTCTTAAGGTTTACAAGCCAACTTCACCTGGTCGTCGTGGAATGACGGCTCTCCAGGATGAGCAGATCAGCAAGAAGAAGCCTGAAAAGGCTTTGACTGGGTTTCATCTCCGCACCGGTGGGCGAAATAACGACGGTCGTCAAACCATTCGCTTTCGTGGGGGTGGGCATAAGCGTCTCTATCGGCAGATTGATTTTCGGCGGGACAAGTCAGGTATTCCGGCGAAAGTTGCCGCGATTGAATACGATCCCAATCGTTCTTCGAGAATCGCGCTGCTTCATTATGTTGATGGAGAGAAGCGTTATATTTTAGCGCCGGTGGGGCTCTCGGTGGGTGATATGGTTCAGTCCGGTGATGGCGCCGAAGTGAGGCCTGGAAACGCCCTTCCATTGATCAGTATGCCCTTGGGTACTACGATTCATAACATCGAGTTGAAGCCGGGTAAGGGTGGTCAGCTCATTCGTAGTGCTGGCGGCTCAGCGCAGGTTATGGGGCGCGACGGTGCGTACGTTCAAATTCGTCTTAAGTCTGGAGAGATGCGGAAGATCTTATCGACCTGCATGGCGACAGTTGGACAGGTTGGTAACGTCGATCATGAGAATGTCATCGTCGGAAAGGCTGGTCGTTCGCGTTGGAAGGGTAAGCGCCCTCATGTTCGCGGAGTCGTGATGAACCCAGTCGATCACCCGCACGGAGGCGGTGAAGGAAAGTCTGGTCAGGGAAATCCGCACCCCGTCTCTCCGTGGGGTACTCCCACCAAGGGATATAAGACCCGTAAGAACAAGGCGACTGATAAGTTCATCATTGCGCGTAGGAAGAAGTAG